Proteins encoded within one genomic window of Desulfonatronum thiodismutans:
- a CDS encoding phenylacetate--CoA ligase family protein, with amino-acid sequence MFEPELEGMGREELEQLQLERLQSTLTRVSRNVPFYRKKFEDLGLDPYDFTSLDDVRELPLTTRQDLRDNAPYGLFAVPLREVVRLQTSSGFSGGTTVFGYTLSDIRKWSRLTARVLAAGGANKEDVVHVAHTYGLSTMAFGMHYGAETLGATVVPVSSGNARRQVGIILDYRATALACIPSYALFLADLMDEMGVNRNALPLRWGMFSGEVWSEATRQAIQERLNITATDNYGVSEVMGPGVAGECLERRGMHIQEDHFLAEIIDPHTLQPVPAGQVGELVLTTLTKEALPMIRFRTGDLTRLIPDPCPCGRTFLRMERIQGRSDDMLIIQGINVYPERIKAILAETHQVQPNHLIVVDRHGGLDTAKLLVEADMVEPDQIKTQQRFIDLTRQQLAMELGLVFEVQLVERKTIAELETGTGRVVDRRHP; translated from the coding sequence ATGTTTGAGCCGGAACTGGAGGGCATGGGGCGGGAGGAACTGGAGCAGCTTCAGTTGGAGCGGTTGCAGTCCACGTTGACCAGGGTTTCGCGCAACGTGCCGTTCTATCGCAAGAAGTTCGAGGATTTGGGCCTGGACCCGTATGATTTCACCTCCCTGGACGATGTCCGCGAACTGCCCCTGACCACGCGCCAGGATCTGCGGGACAACGCTCCGTACGGCCTGTTCGCCGTGCCCTTGCGCGAGGTCGTCCGCTTGCAGACGTCCTCCGGTTTTTCCGGAGGGACCACGGTCTTCGGCTACACCTTAAGCGACATCCGGAAATGGTCGCGGCTAACGGCCCGGGTCCTGGCCGCCGGCGGGGCGAACAAGGAGGACGTGGTTCATGTGGCCCATACCTATGGTCTGTCCACCATGGCCTTTGGCATGCATTACGGCGCGGAGACCCTGGGGGCCACCGTGGTTCCGGTCTCCAGCGGCAACGCTCGCCGACAGGTGGGGATCATTCTTGACTACCGGGCCACGGCTCTGGCCTGCATCCCCAGCTATGCCCTGTTTCTGGCCGACCTGATGGACGAGATGGGCGTGAACCGCAACGCCCTGCCCCTGCGCTGGGGCATGTTCAGCGGGGAGGTGTGGTCCGAGGCCACCCGACAAGCCATCCAGGAGCGTCTGAACATCACGGCCACTGACAACTACGGCGTCAGCGAGGTCATGGGGCCGGGCGTGGCCGGGGAGTGCCTGGAGCGCCGGGGCATGCACATTCAGGAAGATCATTTCCTGGCCGAAATCATTGACCCGCACACCCTCCAGCCGGTCCCGGCGGGGCAGGTGGGCGAGCTGGTACTGACCACCCTGACCAAGGAAGCCCTGCCCATGATCCGCTTCCGCACCGGGGACCTGACCCGGCTGATCCCGGACCCGTGTCCCTGCGGTCGGACTTTCCTGCGCATGGAGCGCATCCAGGGCCGCAGCGACGACATGCTGATCATTCAGGGGATCAACGTCTATCCGGAGCGGATCAAGGCCATCCTGGCGGAAACGCACCAAGTCCAGCCGAACCATTTGATCGTGGTGGACCGCCACGGCGGACTGGACACGGCCAAGCTGCTGGTGGAGGCGGACATGGTCGAGCCGGACCAGATCAAGACCCAGCAACGCTTCATCGACCTGACCCGGCAGCAGTTGGCCATGGAACTGGGGCTGGTCTTCGAGGTGCAGTTGGTCGAACGCAAAACCATCGCCGAACTGGAAACCGGCACGGGGCGGGTGGTGGATCGGCGACACCCGTAG